A stretch of the Aminipila terrae genome encodes the following:
- a CDS encoding PqqD family peptide modification chaperone — protein MSAKQPNLLDIIFQVSSKLLYEVSDEGIVTILIKQDHMIQRFFRKLRVKIPEYRQIAMDDFGSYAFLQIDGHKTVREIGEALEAKFGDKVHPLYERLSLFLTYIQHRCHYIEKVQP, from the coding sequence ATGTCAGCTAAACAACCCAATTTATTAGATATCATATTTCAAGTTTCAAGCAAGCTTCTATATGAGGTCAGTGATGAGGGCATCGTGACTATACTGATTAAACAGGATCATATGATTCAACGCTTTTTCCGAAAGCTGAGGGTCAAAATCCCAGAATATCGGCAGATTGCGATGGATGACTTCGGAAGTTACGCCTTCCTGCAAATCGATGGCCATAAAACGGTACGGGAAATTGGTGAGGCGCTTGAAGCTAAGTTCGGAGATAAGGTGCACCCCCTCTATGAAAGACTGTCGCTGTTTCTGACCTATATTCAGCATCGGTGCCACTATATCGAAAAAGTTCAGCCTTAA
- a CDS encoding OPT family oligopeptide transporter, with amino-acid sequence MNKKLSKEAYGGVSGKDYVPYISNGSKLGGNIVVLIIGILLAALFAASTAYSGMKAGLTVAAGIPGSILGSVFIAIFAKKKGILGKNLIQGMSSGGESIASGMIFVMPAILLIGSHVSALEGFVIGAGGALFGLGSISLIYNYLIVEEHGNLMYPESMAISETLVASEGAKDSIKFMGTGFVIGGILTVLTSSFLNVTNNVISYVNESFYKWRFQLEVNPLLLGIGFIVGLPVALTMFSSSILSNFVITPLIGYFATLSGSTAPVWNNPSVAMGSMQVSDIAGSYVKYIGAGIMLSGGLIGAIRLIPTVVSSIKETKNAKATGEGGGTQQTVILLGGMVVGFVGGFMISGGNIMMAILTTILSLILSMLFTIVAGRLTGTIGTSNLPVSGMTIASIVIVTLLFVGMGWTSEVDNRTLLLFGTFIVTAIATAGGYCQSQKVTFVIGGDKNEMQKYYAIASIVGVVVVTGVILLLASQLSMTGDNVPFALPQANLMATLTSGIMSGKLPWVMIIAGMFLGVVFFLLDLPVMTVAIGFYLPIATTSIILVGALLRVLVEKASKSEEEKDYRISNGVSLSSGLVAGGSIIGLIGIILQVTGVVGATPPSGFASSNGMALILLVVLVVATIIPLMKAKPKNVS; translated from the coding sequence ATGAATAAAAAACTATCCAAAGAAGCTTATGGCGGCGTATCTGGAAAAGACTACGTGCCATATATCTCTAACGGCTCCAAACTTGGAGGAAATATTGTCGTCTTAATTATCGGTATTTTATTAGCCGCACTATTTGCGGCCTCCACAGCTTACTCTGGCATGAAGGCTGGCCTTACTGTAGCTGCCGGTATCCCCGGCTCTATCTTAGGATCTGTATTCATTGCCATCTTTGCTAAGAAAAAGGGCATTCTGGGCAAAAACCTGATCCAGGGCATGTCCAGCGGTGGTGAATCCATCGCCAGCGGTATGATTTTCGTTATGCCAGCCATCCTTCTGATTGGCTCTCATGTTTCCGCTCTGGAAGGCTTCGTGATTGGAGCAGGTGGTGCCCTGTTCGGCCTGGGATCTATTTCTTTAATTTATAACTACCTGATTGTGGAAGAACACGGCAATCTGATGTATCCTGAATCCATGGCCATTTCGGAAACCCTGGTGGCATCTGAAGGTGCCAAAGATTCTATCAAGTTCATGGGTACTGGTTTTGTCATCGGAGGGATTCTCACTGTTTTGACCAGCTCCTTCCTGAACGTGACCAACAACGTCATCAGCTATGTAAATGAATCCTTCTATAAATGGCGTTTTCAGCTGGAGGTGAATCCTCTGCTGTTGGGTATCGGTTTTATCGTTGGTCTGCCAGTGGCACTGACTATGTTCTCCAGCTCTATCCTGTCCAACTTCGTCATTACGCCTCTGATTGGATATTTTGCCACTTTAAGTGGAAGCACGGCCCCAGTGTGGAATAATCCGTCTGTGGCCATGGGTTCCATGCAGGTAAGCGATATTGCTGGCAGCTATGTAAAATATATCGGTGCAGGTATCATGCTTTCTGGCGGCCTGATTGGTGCCATTCGCCTGATTCCTACTGTTGTCTCCTCTATTAAGGAGACTAAAAATGCTAAGGCCACAGGAGAAGGTGGCGGTACTCAGCAGACCGTCATTCTACTGGGTGGTATGGTAGTCGGTTTTGTGGGCGGCTTCATGATCTCCGGCGGCAATATTATGATGGCTATTCTGACCACCATTTTGTCCTTAATTCTGTCTATGCTGTTCACCATCGTTGCAGGGCGTCTGACTGGTACAATTGGTACTTCCAATCTGCCTGTCTCCGGTATGACCATCGCCTCCATCGTGATTGTTACTCTGCTATTTGTGGGCATGGGTTGGACCAGTGAAGTAGATAACCGTACCCTGCTGCTGTTTGGCACCTTTATCGTCACCGCCATTGCTACGGCTGGTGGCTATTGTCAATCTCAGAAGGTTACCTTCGTCATCGGCGGTGATAAGAATGAAATGCAGAAATACTACGCCATAGCCAGCATCGTGGGTGTGGTAGTTGTTACTGGTGTCATCTTATTACTTGCCAGCCAGCTGTCCATGACTGGTGATAACGTACCATTTGCACTGCCTCAGGCCAACTTAATGGCAACATTGACTTCTGGCATTATGTCCGGCAAACTTCCGTGGGTTATGATCATCGCTGGCATGTTTCTCGGCGTTGTCTTCTTCCTGCTTGATCTGCCTGTTATGACGGTTGCTATCGGATTCTATCTGCCAATCGCTACCACCTCCATCATTCTGGTAGGGGCTCTGCTTCGCGTACTTGTAGAAAAGGCATCTAAGAGCGAAGAAGAAAAGGATTACAGAATCTCCAACGGCGTGAGCCTATCCTCCGGCCTGGTGGCTGGCGGCTCCATCATTGGACTGATTGGCATCATCCTACAAGTAACTGGCGTGGTTGGCGCAACCCCTCCATCCGGATTTGCCAGCTCTAATGGTATGGCTTTAATCTTACTAGTGGTTCTGGTGGTTGCTACCATTATCCCTCTCATGAAAGCTAAACCAAAGAATGTCAGCTAA
- a CDS encoding peptidase dimerization domain-containing protein yields the protein MEIHKGRANANKLLARLLDYMNANLSFTLCSIDGGSAHNAIARDARAVIGCLKEDEELLRKQLDDLEAVLRDEFKIADPDLRIVLSPMDSQPKQVFTSSSAQQVVQFLYLIPNGVQTMSMDIEGLVESSLNLGVIETREETVEIISSIRSSLGSIKANIFNTIVSIAHLTNGKVVEESSYPEWRYDPDSNVRALFADLYEKMFGEKPLMNAIHAGLECALFDEMFHGQMDMISIGPTMIGVHTAEEHLSIPSTQRTWKFLKEALKNMG from the coding sequence ATGGAAATCCACAAAGGCAGAGCCAATGCAAATAAATTGCTTGCCCGCTTGCTGGATTATATGAATGCTAATTTATCTTTTACATTGTGCTCTATAGACGGTGGTTCTGCGCACAACGCTATTGCCCGGGATGCCAGAGCTGTCATCGGATGCCTCAAGGAGGATGAGGAATTGTTGCGCAAGCAATTAGATGACCTGGAGGCAGTACTACGAGATGAATTCAAAATAGCAGATCCGGACCTCCGCATTGTTCTATCCCCAATGGATAGCCAGCCTAAACAGGTCTTTACATCCAGTAGCGCCCAGCAGGTGGTCCAATTCCTGTACCTCATACCAAATGGAGTTCAAACCATGAGCATGGATATCGAGGGGCTTGTGGAAAGTTCTTTGAATCTGGGCGTCATTGAGACCAGGGAAGAGACGGTGGAAATCATCAGCTCTATCCGGAGCTCTTTGGGCAGTATCAAGGCGAATATCTTCAATACTATTGTTTCTATTGCACATCTTACAAATGGAAAGGTGGTTGAAGAGTCATCCTATCCAGAGTGGCGATACGACCCTGACTCAAACGTACGGGCATTATTTGCTGATTTATATGAAAAGATGTTTGGTGAAAAACCTCTGATGAATGCCATTCATGCCGGACTGGAATGCGCATTATTTGATGAAATGTTCCATGGGCAAATGGATATGATTTCAATTGGACCTACTATGATAGGGGTTCACACAGCAGAGGAACATCTGAGCATCCCTTCCACCCAGCGAACATGGAAATTTTTGAAAGAAGCACTTAAAAATATGGGCTAA
- a CDS encoding DUF503 domain-containing protein, whose product MIVGTMLIELHAPWVHSLKEKRMVVKSICAKAGNKFNISIAEVDKQDMHQAIVIGIACVTDETAHANSILDNVLNFIEDNTEAEVVSVSRELL is encoded by the coding sequence ATGATTGTAGGAACCATGTTAATTGAGCTTCATGCACCCTGGGTACATTCTTTAAAAGAAAAACGTATGGTTGTAAAAAGTATCTGCGCAAAGGCCGGCAACAAATTCAATATTTCAATAGCAGAAGTGGATAAACAGGATATGCACCAGGCTATTGTAATAGGGATAGCCTGTGTAACAGATGAAACAGCCCATGCTAACAGTATTCTGGATAATGTGCTTAATTTTATTGAAGATAATACAGAAGCCGAAGTAGTTTCAGTAAGTCGTGAACTATTATAG
- a CDS encoding M20/M25/M40 family metallo-hydrolase, with the protein MEDRVLKNQEPADVFFYFEELSKIPRGSGNEQAVSDYLVSFAKAHGLEVMQDAALNVLIKKPGSPGYENSPGVVIQGHMDMVCEKGPGVLHDFLRDPINLQVHDDMIYATGTTLGADDGIAVAMGLALLAAEDIPHPPLELLVTTCEETGMDGAHGLDSKSISGRTLINIDSEEEGILTVSCAGGCMARINIPVSWETPDTNMNFFSLTVEGLQGDIPEWKSTKAEPMQINCLPACWII; encoded by the coding sequence ATGGAAGACAGAGTATTGAAAAATCAAGAGCCTGCCGATGTGTTTTTCTATTTTGAAGAACTCAGCAAAATTCCCAGAGGTTCCGGCAACGAGCAGGCCGTTAGTGACTATTTGGTCTCTTTTGCAAAGGCTCATGGTCTGGAGGTCATGCAGGATGCAGCACTAAATGTGCTGATTAAAAAACCTGGCAGCCCAGGCTATGAAAACAGTCCCGGCGTGGTCATTCAAGGTCATATGGATATGGTCTGTGAAAAGGGCCCCGGTGTGCTCCACGATTTTTTAAGAGATCCGATTAATCTTCAGGTGCATGATGACATGATATATGCCACGGGCACTACGCTGGGGGCAGATGACGGTATTGCCGTTGCCATGGGGCTGGCTCTTTTGGCCGCCGAAGACATTCCCCACCCGCCATTAGAGCTATTAGTTACAACCTGTGAGGAGACGGGAATGGATGGAGCTCACGGACTGGACTCAAAATCCATCTCAGGTAGAACACTGATTAACATTGACTCAGAAGAAGAGGGTATTTTAACTGTCAGCTGTGCTGGAGGATGCATGGCCCGGATTAACATCCCCGTTTCCTGGGAGACTCCGGATACGAATATGAACTTTTTCTCCTTGACAGTGGAAGGCCTTCAAGGGGACATTCCGGAATGGAAATCCACAAAGGCAGAGCCAATGCAAATAAATTGCTTGCCCGCTTGCTGGATTATATGA